Proteins from a single region of Candidatus Puniceispirillum marinum IMCC1322:
- a CDS encoding helix-turn-helix domain-containing protein: MRLLDCIHNLLGSIYQFEREILLERQKVGIAKAKAEGKFKGRVPTAKNHSAEIVELTNQGMKPSEIAKKLGIGVASVYRYR; encoded by the coding sequence ATGCGTTTGTTGGACTGTATCCACAACCTACTCGGTTCTATTTACCAATTTGAAAGAGAAATCCTTCTTGAAAGACAGAAGGTAGGTATTGCAAAGGCAAAGGCAGAAGGTAAGTTCAAGGGTCGTGTTCCTACTGCAAAGAATCATTCAGCAGAGATTGTTGAGTTGACCAATCAAGGTATGAAACCTAGTGAGATTGCAAAGAAGTTGGGTATAGGTGTTGCGTCTGTCTACCGTTATCGTTGA
- a CDS encoding cupin domain-containing protein: MDIIRSKDFTGTQAWDALDIASMNGITTRLHWTDQPYKWHVNDGAEVFAVLDGMVRMFYRENGVETSVDLAAGDIFYASVGTAHYAHPQGEARILVIEAEGSV, encoded by the coding sequence ATGGATATTATTCGTAGCAAAGATTTCACCGGCACGCAGGCGTGGGACGCGCTGGATATTGCCAGCATGAATGGCATCACCACGCGCCTGCATTGGACCGATCAGCCCTATAAATGGCATGTGAATGACGGGGCTGAGGTATTCGCCGTTCTGGATGGCATGGTGCGCATGTTCTACCGTGAAAATGGCGTGGAGACGTCAGTTGATCTGGCGGCGGGTGACATTTTTTATGCCTCGGTTGGCACCGCCCATTATGCACATCCGCAAGGCGAGGCACGGATACTGGTGATCGAAGCCGAAGGCAGCGTCTAG
- a CDS encoding DUF2306 domain-containing protein — translation MVSLSPLMMAPMPIAPHAFMAFAAVAVGAEQMFTRKGTKRHRWLGYAWCGMLFFVAVSGFFIHTIKLWSLFSPIHFLSVLTIVALTRAIWCARTGRIHQHQRIMASLFWLALVVTGLFTFLPGRIMFAVVSGA, via the coding sequence ATGGTATCATTATCGCCCCTGATGATGGCACCGATGCCGATTGCCCCGCACGCATTTATGGCCTTTGCAGCTGTGGCGGTTGGGGCGGAGCAGATGTTCACCCGCAAAGGCACAAAGCGCCATCGCTGGCTTGGCTATGCCTGGTGCGGCATGCTGTTTTTTGTCGCTGTATCTGGCTTCTTTATTCATACGATTAAACTATGGAGTCTGTTCAGCCCGATACATTTTTTATCGGTGCTGACGATTGTGGCATTGACGCGCGCCATATGGTGTGCGCGTACAGGCCGTATCCACCAGCATCAACGTATCATGGCTAGTTTGTTCTGGCTGGCGCTGGTAGTGACCGGGCTATTTACCTTTTTGCCCGGACGGATTATGTTTGCTGTTGTCAGCGGGGCATAG
- a CDS encoding LysE/ArgO family amino acid transporter has translation MPASFITGFALGFSLILAIGAQNAFVLRQGLMGRHVFAVALFCALSDAVLIVAGIGGLSLLIADFMTAYTDWMFGGAAVWLALYG, from the coding sequence ATGCCAGCATCCTTCATTACTGGATTTGCGCTTGGCTTTTCGCTGATACTGGCGATTGGGGCGCAAAATGCCTTTGTTCTGCGTCAGGGTCTGATGGGCAGGCATGTGTTTGCCGTCGCCTTATTCTGTGCGCTATCGGATGCTGTGTTGATTGTCGCGGGCATAGGCGGCCTGTCATTGCTTATTGCGGATTTCATGACCGCTTATACTGACTGGATGTTTGGCGGCGCGGCGGTCTGGCTGGCGCTTTATGGGTGA
- a CDS encoding LysE/ArgO family amino acid transporter yields MRLRDVVRGGGGLEAGTVKSLDVVSTLGMAAMLTFANPHVYLDTVILVGTVSLQFDGADKLLFGAGAASASFVFFFGLAYGASYFASHMQRPGAWRVLDTVIAVIMFMLALAMARAGNWI; encoded by the coding sequence ATGCGTTTGCGGGATGTGGTACGAGGCGGCGGCGGACTCGAAGCTGGTACGGTTAAAAGCCTTGATGTTGTTTCAACATTGGGGATGGCGGCGATGCTGACTTTTGCCAACCCGCATGTCTATCTTGATACGGTGATATTGGTCGGCACGGTATCATTGCAATTTGATGGTGCCGACAAGCTGTTATTTGGTGCTGGAGCTGCCAGTGCCAGTTTTGTTTTCTTTTTCGGGCTTGCCTATGGTGCCAGCTATTTTGCCAGCCATATGCAGCGACCAGGCGCTTGGCGTGTGCTTGATACGGTAATTGCGGTCATTATGTTTATGCTGGCGCTGGCTATGGCGCGCGCGGGCAACTGGATATAA
- a CDS encoding DUF3126 family protein has protein sequence MNASDTAKVQRYLRQRFGNNKLSIARRENKEDSADLMLEDEFIGVVFQDNEDGETCYHVQISILEEDLDDTV, from the coding sequence ATGAATGCAAGTGATACAGCAAAAGTTCAACGCTATTTACGCCAGCGCTTTGGCAATAATAAATTGTCTATTGCCCGCCGCGAAAACAAAGAAGACTCAGCCGATCTGATGCTGGAAGACGAATTTATTGGCGTTGTGTTTCAAGATAATGAAGATGGCGAGACATGCTATCATGTTCAGATCAGCATTTTGGAAGAAGATCTGGACGATACCGTCTAG
- a CDS encoding DUF2794 domain-containing protein: MSQVSNPKKSRRPLYFTRSELGLILAAYSARVAAGEWRDYALDHLTGSAAFSIFRHTHETPVYVIEKQQRHHKERPQFILRDNKRVLCKATMVQDVINHFDKLPRLISG; encoded by the coding sequence GTGTCTCAAGTTTCCAATCCAAAAAAATCCCGCCGCCCGCTTTATTTCACCCGAAGCGAGCTTGGACTCATCCTTGCGGCCTATAGCGCCCGCGTTGCCGCTGGTGAATGGCGTGACTATGCGCTGGATCATCTGACAGGATCTGCCGCCTTTTCGATCTTCCGCCATACGCATGAAACGCCAGTCTATGTGATTGAAAAACAGCAACGTCATCACAAGGAACGCCCGCAATTTATCCTGCGCGACAACAAGCGTGTTTTATGTAAGGCGACAATGGTGCAAGACGTGATCAATCACTTTGATAAATTGCCCCGGCTGATATCAGGCTAG
- a CDS encoding tetratricopeptide repeat protein, whose translation MADIFDEIDEELKKDRAELLWARYGKYVIGACLVVVLAVGGHQGYGIYSTKQIEKAADLYHTSLKADDVISSLNNNVDELTDGYQMLARFQIAAAEARAGDHAAAQASYSALAEDKNIDPLYQQFAQLLSVMNAPADSSVQSLQDRLAPLISAAGTWQGLALEQSAGLDLQTGKVDAAKTKLEQIVKLTEIPQSLRQRAQRMLDILNA comes from the coding sequence ATGGCTGACATTTTTGACGAAATTGATGAAGAGCTAAAGAAAGATCGCGCCGAATTGCTGTGGGCGCGATATGGCAAATATGTGATTGGTGCTTGTCTGGTGGTTGTTTTGGCCGTTGGTGGGCATCAGGGGTATGGCATTTATTCTACCAAGCAGATTGAAAAGGCGGCTGATTTATATCACACATCTCTAAAGGCGGATGACGTGATTTCATCGCTGAATAACAATGTCGATGAATTGACTGATGGCTACCAGATGCTGGCACGCTTTCAGATCGCCGCTGCCGAGGCCAGAGCTGGTGATCATGCGGCTGCACAAGCCAGCTATAGCGCCCTTGCCGAAGACAAGAATATCGATCCGCTTTACCAGCAATTTGCCCAGCTATTATCCGTCATGAACGCGCCAGCTGATAGCAGTGTCCAGAGTCTGCAGGATCGTCTTGCCCCCCTCATCAGTGCGGCAGGCACTTGGCAGGGGCTGGCGCTTGAGCAAAGTGCAGGTCTTGATCTGCAGACTGGCAAGGTTGATGCGGCCAAGACCAAGCTGGAACAAATTGTCAAATTAACCGAAATTCCGCAGTCGTTACGTCAACGCGCCCAGCGGATGCTTGATATTCTCAACGCCTGA